The sequence below is a genomic window from Montipora capricornis isolate CH-2021 chromosome 14, ASM3666992v2, whole genome shotgun sequence.
AGAATTATTATATCAAGAACTGCAGATAcgattttatttattgtttacaTATTTAGTACAATAATTTTTAATgttgtttcccttttttttaatAGGCCCCTCGCAAGCTAAATCTGCAGCTTGAAGTTGTGGAAAATTTGTTAGCTCTGCATTTGTCACCGCCCAGTTCTGTTGCTGATCTTCCAAAAGTTCTTGAAGAGCTGCAGGCGAAGAAGGCAAGCCTATCAATCAATATTAATGCTAAACTTAGAAAATTCTCAACAGAAGAAAGATTTCAGgatattagtataggtaatcgcatgatgTCAAGTACAATTTGGAACAAATAAGcagaagtaatttttttcaaggatgACCAAAATTGTACGAGTCTGTAGGGCAAGTGCAATTtgtaatctttgaaaaaatgtacaagtacttttttattccaaattgcacgagaaaaattgtgtgattacttgttaatgatatacatggaaaaattcgagatggttaagcaatATCACGCAAttagggaaaaattgcgccatcccgGGCACCACttgatttgaaaagaaaagatttgatTGCTTCTGACCAAACcttattgtttattagccaatcataatccagaatttcgacgtgtaatttgcactggtgcattacactttttgcactgtgttacactgGAACTGCACtactctcagccaatcagaattgagtaattttttcatgaatattattaAACCTTTAACCCCTGAAGTGGCGcctattgacaagtaaaatcctctggcgttagacagattGAAATACATAACTATCACTCTTACAGGAGGGAGAGGGTTAAAGGGGGCATAGTTCTTGAGTGGACCTACAATAGATGTTGTTAATTGATTCACCCCAGAAGCGGCTTCCATTGGCAAGGAAAATCCTCTGGTGTTAAACAGAGTAAGATCTGTGAGTACCACCCTCAAAAGGGTTAAAAAGCAAAtcttcaaacaacaacaaacaaactaatAGTCAGTGCTGTCTTgttatgtaaattctcctcacattttcaatgaaatgtcagtcacaggtattgagaatgaagaacaTTATCAGCGTAAAGGGGCACTCAAGTTTTAACCTCAtcggctgtttttttttttaagttgaccgcttaccaggtactggttttccatgggatcgcaggctcaagccaggttaacttattgtaagaataaataacacgggagctccgcttttaggcttggctaaatgaTTTGCCGCCGTGGAAGTTTGAGATAATTGGttgataaaaaatatatttttctgaaTATTGCAGAATTTTTGTGAGAATGCCTCAACTTCACATGATGTTTTGCCAGCTTCAAATAACGACCCAATGACACCAATAACAGAAGAAGTGGCTCCTGAATTCCCGAGTTTATTGGTCACAAGCAGTGACTCAGAAAATTCTAAAGACGTCATCCCAAGTGAAATTGCTTTGGCTGCAACAAATGACCAAGTACAAGCATGTTTATTGGCCGAATCGAGAGGTGATTGTTCAAATAGCTTTGTACAAGTAATGAAAGGAGAAACTTCAGACCTTTACAGTTCAAAGCTTCAAAAAGGGTGTGCTAAAGAAAACAGTTCTTTTGGCACTGAGAGTGCTGTTATTGACACTTGCAGTCTTAAAAAAAACTTGGCGGAATCGGCTTCTCAGAAGTTAATAAATAGCGCCAATGAGCTTCTTTCTAAAGAAGACAATACATATAGCTCAGATTATTCAAGTCAAGTTGCTGTGCGTAACATCTTGTCAAACTCTGCgaaaaaggacgaagacaaaGGTGTCGGTCCCATTGATATTATGGAGAAAGATGGGTGTCCTGTGGAGGAAGGCAGAACCCCTGAACCACCAAATAAGGATACGCCTGCTTTACAAGAGGCAGTGTCAATCTCCACAGAACATGGCAAAGGTGGTGCTGAGGGGGACGTCCGTGACAATGAAATTAATCAGGAAGACAGAATGCTATTTAACGAATGTAATGCAACAGGAGGTGTAAGTCCAAATTCACTTTCTTTGGCAGAAGCTATGTCAAACTCTGCTGAATCAAAAAATCGTAAAACCTGTCCTGAAGACGAGGTTGGTCACGGCAAAATGAAACCAATAGATGAGCGACTTATTGAAGCGTGCAAAACTTGTTCAGCAACACAAGGCGGGTTTGGATTGGAAGGGTCGAGGAATGAAGACAAAGGACGTGATAAAGATGAATTTCGTAACAGTGATATCGTGCAAGATGATGTGCTGTGGAATAACGCAGGTGCTGTAGGTCAAGATTTGGAAACTTTGGAAGGCGCCACGTCCAACTACGCCAAAAGTGACAAAGGTAGTCTTGTGGAAAACGTCCGTGAAAATGATTTTTACCCGAAAGGTGAGATCTGCATTACCAAGCAGTGCAATGCAGTTCCCGAGGTACAAAGTCCTAGCAGTTGTAGGGCTTCTTCTCCTCATAGTAGCAACAAGTTGGTTGACGGCAACAATTTGGATGGCACCTTTGAAAGAAACTCTTTAAACGAGGGCGGAACTATAGTAAAACTGCATTACGAGAAGTGTCCTGCCTAGTAAACAAGTCGTCGATTACCTGGTTTATTTCAAgcctttttttattgctgtaGTCAAgttcatcatcagcatcatcatcatcgtcagtgTTATCTTCATTGACATTAATGCCAATGTTACGCACATAATGGctatttgaaccattgtttacTCATACATGCACCGTATCCAGtcatgttattgttgttattgtcatCATCGTCAAATGACGTTCTCGTAATCTCATTTGCTCAGGGGACATCATCATGCAACCAGCAAGTTAGTTAGcatcatcaacatcaacaacaacattgttgttgttgttgttgttattattattattattattattattattattattattgtggaaAAATCAAAACCGTGGACTTCTGACCCTAGTAGTGTAATTTCCCCATCACTACTACATATTATGTCTTTCATTACGGTTTTCATATAAAATATCCTGCAGTTTCAATGCCGAAACGAGCAAAAGAATTTTTATTCGTAAATATGAAGCCAGTAGGTCTTATAAACATGAAGATAGAGAAATTATATGACCGGCTACCATTTTGAGTAGGGTCTGTTGAAGATATCAATGACGTCATTGAAGTGGTGAACACAATATCCGCTAGAGTTCTGTATGGTCAGCTGTCGACGAGCTATCGTAATTCTATATCAGACATCGATTGGATTCGTGAAATGAATGCACATGATCGGGTAGGTTAAATTAAACGCTTTGCAATTAGTTGCATTTTTGTACACCAGTGACCGCTTTCGAGCATTTCTCGTTTGCACTTGGTTTGGTTAAAGTGGAATCGCTTTATATGAAcaattggaaaaaaattatctcaAGGTATTTTTTCACTCTTTAACAATAATATATTTTTCGTGTTAAAACTCGAAAGAATGTTGATCAGCCTTTCAAGAAGAATGTCGTACTTATCTTCTAAATTGAAGAACACAAAATTTCaagtgaaataatttttaatgcACCACTAAAAAAACGAAGCTCGCTTGCTTCAAACAATTGCGAAAAAAGTGCACCATGGAAAAGCACAATCATTCCAAGCATAACGtaagtaaacaaataaaaataatttaaagttAAGGCCGTAAGTTCTGCTGGTTACAGAAATAGTAGGATGTGAATGTTAGTAATATGTACACCAAGGTATAGAATACTTGAGCAGTGGACTGAAAGAGTGTTTAAGGTTAGGCGGAGAAAGATTCTAATAGGCGGAAGATGCTAGAAGGTGAATCGTTTTTAGTGCCATAATTTTTGCGCATTCAGTTTACATCCGATACACTGGAATCTGTCCTAGTGGCTAAAGAAGAACCAACCACACGCTGGGATCTGTCTAGCTGGTAGATGAAGAATACATCGGAGGAGTGAAAAGGCATTCAGTTACTTTTCTCTCTAGTTATGACCTCTTACTCGAGTAAACATTTCTGCATTTACGTAAGAGGACAAGATAATTTTGTTTCGCCTTGTCGAATCTTCCCAGTACCAGAATCTTTTCCCGTTAATAATAAACAGCTCCTCACAAGTCAAATAACACGAACAGCAGTTTGTAAGATAATGAACGAGggtgaaagaagaaaaaatattgttatGGGAAGTCGGGTGATGGTAAAAATGGTATACGCTTTATTTTTGGTCTTTTGGTTACCTGCTAGGGGTCACGTGGTCCGCCCACTTGGCCTTCGGTGACGTAAACGGCTAAAGCACTTGGCTTGACTGTCCaaggggactggaaactagtgttgAACCCAAACAGTGATATTAggaatattagggagcttaagcacgcgcgtttttgagacgcggacggcaaccggaagtgcgttgttttcccttttaaccttTCTTCGCACAACCACGtatacattgctaagtatcttttctccattagaaatgattagtataaaaatccgGGAGACGCCACTGTCCTGACGCGAAatgctctcttccggttgccgtccgcgtctcaaaaacgcgcgtgcttaagctccgtaTTGGCTGAGGCCACACTTACCTTTTTTACTTTGGTAAAGGGGAAGTTTGCTTTTTGAATGTGGCCGTCTTTTCACAGTTTACCAGAGGATGTCGCGTTGGCAACGCTGGCAGGATGAAAGCAGAGCTTTCTGTAGTAAGACTTCCTGAATCGATATGCAAATATAATCGGGCGTTTATCTAAACTTTATCTATTTAACCGACAGCTTGTATTGTTACCATGGTTAACACCTTTTAGCACACCAAAAATCCAAGTCTGACCTCAGCCATTGGAGTGGTTTTCAAGTGATCTGGAAAGTACTTTGGCCGAGATTTCAAAATTGCTCCCCTTGGTGGTTGGCGTCAGTTATAAAATCATACGTCGCATTCAACCAGTCAACTAGAACTTGCCTACACGTATTTGCTGTTAAGTTTTGATTGGCTCCTACGATTGTCTGCTTTTGTTGCGATTGgccaaattaattatttttctaaACCGTTGCATCAGAGAGACGCGTTTTTTCTTTGCTGTGTATCATGCTATTCTGGTTATTTGAATGGTGCGCTTTACCTTGCTTGACATTCGTCGTACAAAACTTTTTTAGCGAGCGTTTTTACCTGTAAAAAGTGCTGTGTAAACCTTCATTTCGTAATTAAGGGTGGGCTGATATCGATACTACATAAATTTTTATCTAGTTTTCGCATCATTGTTCTTTCATTTTTAGTTTTAACGTCATCAAGACGAAAGCGCATTTGAAACGTTGCTTGTTTTCACTCGTATTtttttagcctgcgtagcatggtAACCCGTACGCTGGCATACGGACCGACTCAAAAAAGCCCTTCGTCCGTGCAGGCGGTTTTTCAGTTGCTCCCGCCCCAATCTCCTCGCGGTTTTTCTGCCCTCGCCCGACTTTATTAGCAACTAAAACCGCcgtgctacgcaggctagtatATTTCTCCAAGCGTTTTTTGGTTTCCCATAAAGATTTGAATGTCAACAGCAGGGGATATCTATTAAAAAATGCCGAATGTGGTTTTTAGCGTATTTAGTCAATTAATTATATCAATGAATTATATCGGTCTACCCTTCAAATGAAATTGTCCGTGGGATTAAGGGTGTAGTCATATTTTCATGATCCAATCTTTTGTAAATAAAGAATGTCACAGTTATGATCTGGGAGTGTTAAGCAGCGTTTTTGTAGGATGATGCATACATGACGTATTTTCCGGATGATGATGAGCTgtatatagagcgttttcaaatgacgtcacggcggccatgttggtgttccacaacaaagaaatggcggccatggtggtgtacagaacaatgcctgtcttgggaatttgactctattatgcAAACTCGTGGGGACATTTTCTGTTgattgtacaccaacatggcggtctcatcacgtggatgcaaaccaagaattggcTATTACCAAAACCCATAGTTTGAAAGGACCCGATTTTGCGATGACCTGTTTGCAAACAATGCAGTTCTGGGGTGCGTGTTTCAAAAGTTTCTGATTTTTTGGGGTGTTGTTCGGGAATCATCTTGGAAAGGAAGTCATCTCGGGGCATGAAACGCGCATGGGCTCTTCGATCAAATTATTATTCcttcaaattcattttcaatTGGCTACTTTTTTACGAAGAGTGTTTTTAAATGTAGACTACAGGCAACTATGAATATAATATTGGCTTCCCATCCCAAGAAGActaaaaactgtaaaaaaagcATATTTTTGAGTATAATCATATACTACAGAATagatgagaaaaacaaaactgaatcaTTAGCATAATTTGCAAGACACCAGACACAATCAATACACTTTTAATGAAGAACTCGCAATTACACTGTTGCGGCGTGATGTCCTCATGCACTGCACAGTTAGCCGGGAATGCTATGAAGAAATGGACTGCTACTaatactgctgctgctgctgctgcgacgacgagtagtagtagtagcagcagcagtagcagtagtagtaggtAGTAGtacgtagtagtagtagtagtagtagtagtagtagcagtagtagtagcagtagcagtggtagtggcagtggtagtggtagtggtagtggtagtggtagtggtagtggtagttgtagtggtagtggtagtagtagtagtagtagtagtagtatccaactttgatttaaatttgttttgctAAGCCCCCACCAGTTATTCCTTGTTTGATGACGACTCAAATCTGAACGTTTTTCCATCTATTAACCAAAGGATACATAGTATTAAGGGATTGCAGCAAGATTACTAGTCATAAGTACTCTCGAGTCAGCAACATTAAATTCAGcggttattgttttactttcgAAATGACAGACTGTTTGCGCCTGTTGTTACTGCACAGAGTGATTCCTTGATTTCGATATTTGCAGCAATGGATTGAACAACCACTCTTCAAGGGGCACTATCATGAgttgcgcatgctcgagtttgtttgctctcgagcccacAGAAAATTCTAGCCtccatcatggattcacgcgtgagtcacgtatattcgccggagtttctcctttgtccaccatggccctccccagtggacaccattttgaatttgtctattcaacttgaaaaaagttaacctaacacttttcaagtttttacaagacgctagcgcatgctcttctcgtgacagtttcccttttAATCGTAACTTAATTACCTTTTAACGATTTGCTTAATCCTCTTCTAAATACATAATTTCTAGAGCcgatttcaattgagtgtcgtaaaacgaataccaaagtaattacttcgaccaatcaccgcaggtgcaaacagcgtaatgaaccaatcaaaattcttaGCAATTCCATGGAActttgctcaaagcgcgggaaaaatcgcgcgtgcaagtcgcgattgctTTTggtcttccttttcattggttgataaactggtgcgagatttttaaaccaatcactaagcgtagcaattgcaatcacgaaattactttcgacagtcatttgaaaactgctgtaAAGCTATGACTAGAAAATGTCAAATTGCCTTTgacctatttttatttttatttttgcactttcacaatttgaaatttttaaggtggctctgatcGCTTcagagatttttttaaaactctgtacagagttttatcttagcttGCAAATCACTTtccaacaataaaaaatgggggtcacggAGTTCgatttgagatataagcatTTAAAGGAAACGGAAAGGGCGTTTTTAAAGgactcttttgttgccatggtaacctattacgttaCATGGATGAGCCCATCTTTTTAAGAAATTACTGCTGCTTCATAAAGTATCATAATATTACTGTTACGTCAAatagtgttgtagagttaattcTTACGATAAGACaatccctccaaattgttgaaactgtttgagCCATGTTAATTAATCTCCTCTTAGTCATTGCAGGCTCCTTTTCAGTGAATTTGAGAACCGTTACGAAGGGCTCAGGAATACTAAACTGCGGGCATAACAGAAATTTGAAACCCCATGGTTTTTTGGATCCGCAAACAAGGAGATTAGACAATTAAGGTAAAATTGTGTCCCTCTTAGCTGGCCTTTCTCGCAGATGCGTTCTCCACAAAAGTTGTAGGTTACGAATTCTTTAAGAATTTCTTCATGCTGGATACCTAATGAATCCAGAGCTTCAATGAGTAGCTCCTCGCCGCACTGAAGGAAGCTTCATTGCCAAAGTCTTATTCCTCAAGGACATAATTAAACGAACATTGTACCCGGATTACGAATTcgttactgcgcctttcaataacatgcggactctttaATTCAAAGGTCAATCGACAAATGcatttttcgctaccgtcaatcaaatgttcgacGGCTCCTCCGAGCTTCCGACTACTGTTGAgcgcgcagtaatcaaatcacatcgttgggctc
It includes:
- the LOC138033517 gene encoding flagellar attachment zone protein 1-like; its protein translation is MSDEPIVDVKDRRENGTAALNDGHEGARPPDVKRFQREIEELSERIRDDEAKLKFLEKQTMSSSAGNFKAGPAIDRDKLLGEQCELRAQREKVIRERKQFDVELKSLNMQVQKKNDECTKLQAGLRYKSEARIDDAVRRLEHQVQAQQLKIVEEKRLVSEIDRLKRSKRNLNDYLELKQHVEQLRNKQSRLRGQRDDCVKRVNRLKAREEEVKNRLESGADTNTVEEAQKSHHAEQLKQKEELKKGLTELRTKRKLLTENLEKERNEYHAAVKEMKAQKQREELARRKNEKLVILKEMESNRGKKKPYEKEYALCITLIGHFEKMLDTFPHLPDAVASSGAEKEPSLSPRTDAEFSGSDSEGTFLRRKSAADDLVGVFAGSGRIQRRGSRKGKRSSTKEAPRKLNLQLEVVENLLALHLSPPSSVADLPKVLEELQAKKNFCENASTSHDVLPASNNDPMTPITEEVAPEFPSLLVTSSDSENSKDVIPSEIALAATNDQVQACLLAESRGDCSNSFVQVMKGETSDLYSSKLQKGCAKENSSFGTESAVIDTCSLKKNLAESASQKLINSANELLSKEDNTYSSDYSSQVAVRNILSNSAKKDEDKGVGPIDIMEKDGCPVEEGRTPEPPNKDTPALQEAVSISTEHGKGGAEGDVRDNEINQEDRMLFNECNATGGVSPNSLSLAEAMSNSAESKNRKTCPEDEVGHGKMKPIDERLIEACKTCSATQGGFGLEGSRNEDKGRDKDEFRNSDIVQDDVLWNNAGAVGQDLETLEGATSNYAKSDKGSLVENVRENDFYPKGEICITKQCNAVPEVQSPSSCRASSPHSSNKLVDGNNLDGTFERNSLNEGGTIVKLHYEKCPA